The sequence GCCGCGACCTTGTCGCCGACCTTTGCCGAGACCGCGACCACTCCGTCGATCGGAGCGGTCAACGTGTGTTCCATCTTCATCGCCTCGACGACGACGATCGGGCTGCCCGCCGAGACCGTGTCCCCCGCGGCGGCCCGGACCGCGACCACCGTGCCCGGCATCGGGCTGAGGATCTCGCCCGCATGTTCGTCGGCGGCTTCGTCGAGCAGGGTGCGCGCGAGGTCGAGCAGCCACGTGCCACGTGGCCCCGCCACCCACCACGTCCCGTCGACCTCGGCCTTCGACCACAGCTGGCTGACCCCGTCGACGATGAGTCGACGGCTTTCGTTGTCGCCATTCGTGATCCGACGGTATTCGACGGCCGCGCGCCACGGTTCCCGGTCATCATCGTAGGTCACCGTCGCGTGACCGACGATCGCATCGGCCGACGCCGACCGCACCTCGATGGCAACCGTGAAATGATCCGAGCCGCTGACCAGACGGGTCACCACGGGCGCGGCCTCGCCGATCCGCCAGCCCACGGCGGACTGCCACACGTCTGCGCCGTCGCGGGGCCCGATGCGCGCGACCCCGGCCAGGACCAGGGCCTCCGGAACCGGGGCCGGCGCCGAGTAATCGCGGACGAGTCGGTCGAGGAGTTCGGTGTCGAGCTCCGCCTCGCGAACGGACCGCTGGGCGAGCACGTGGCGACAGAAGTCGATGTTGGTCACCACGCCGAGCACGTGGGTGTGGGCGAGAGCTTGGTCGAGACGTTCGAGCGCCTCTTCCCTGTCGCTGCCGTGCGCGACGATCTTGGCGAGCATCGGATCGTAGTCGCTGCCCACCACCAGCCCTTCGGCCATCGCCGAATCGACTCGAATCCCGTTGCCCGGACGTGAGTCCGGGTGGACGAGACCGGCAATGGTCCCGCCGGTGGGCAAGAACTCGTGTGCCGGGTCCTCGGCGTATACGCGCGCCTCGATGGCGTGCCCGTTCATCACGATGTCGTCCTGCGCGAGGGTGAGAGCCTCGCCTCTCGCCACCCGGATCTGCTGTTCCACCAGGTCGACACCGGTGACGAGTTCGGTCACCGGGTGCTCGACCTGCAGACGGGTGTTCATCTCCATGAAGAAGAACGAGTCCGGCCGATGGGCCGAGACGATGAACTCGACGGTGCCCGCACCGGTGTAACCGACACTGCGCGCGGCATCGCATGCCGCAGCGCCTATCCGGGCACGCGTCTCGTCGTCGAGCAGGGCCGACGGCGCCTCCTCGATCACTTTCTGGTGGCGGCGCTGCAGCGAGCACTCGCGCTCCCCCAGATGGATCACGTTGCCGTGCTCGTCGGCGAGCACCTGCACCTCAATGTGGCGCGGCGTGTCCACGAAGTGTTCCAGGAACAAGGTGTCGTCGCCGAAGGCGGAGCCGGCCTCACGGCGAGCACGTTCGAGCGCGGCCGGGAGATCCGCGGCGTTCTCGACGCGGTGCATACCTTTTCCGCCGCCGCCGGCGCTCGGCTTGATCAGGACCGGGAAGCCGATGTCGGGGGCGGCTGCGATCAGGTCGTCGTCGGTGAGACCGGGACGCGACAGACCCGGGACCACCGGGACATCGCGCTCGGTGACCGCCGCGCGTGCGGTGATCTTGTCGCCCATCGTCGCGATCGCGTCCACCGGCGGACCGATGAACACGAGGCCGGCACCGGCCAATGCCGCGGCGAACTTCTGGTTCTCCGAGAGGAATCCGTAACCGGGATGGACCGCATCGGCGCCGGAATCCTGCGCCGCGCGCACCACCGCATCGATGTTCAGGTAACTCTCTGCCGCAGGCGCCGGTCCGATCCTAACTGCCACGTCGGCCTCTCGGACGTGCCGCGCATCGGCGTCGGCGTCCGAATAGACGGCGATACTCCGGATACCCATCCGGCGCAGGGTGTCGATCACACGGCAGGCGATCTCGCCACGATTGGCGACCAGCACACTGCGGATCTGCCGGGTTTCTGGAAAGTTGTTGTCGGTCATGTGATCACATCCGGAAGACGCCGTAGCGCGGGTCGTTGAGCGGGGAATGGCGACAGGCCTCCAGAGCCAGGCCAAGGGCTGTGCGGGTCTGTGCCGGATCGATGATCCCGTCGTCCCACAGCCGTGCAGTCGAGTAGTAGGCGTCGGCCTGTCGCTCGAACTGCTCACGGATCGGCGCCTTGAACGACTCCTCGTCCTCGGCCGCCCATTCGCCGCCCGATCGCTCGACCTGGTTGCGGCGCACCGTGGCCAGCGTGTCGGCGGCCTGCGGTCCGCCCATCACCGAGATGCGGGCATTGGGCCACATCCACAGAAAGCGCGGCGAATACGCCCGACCGCACATCGAATAGTTGCCGGCACCGAACGAGCCGCCGACCATCACGGTCAGTTTGGGCACCCGCGCACACGCAACGGCGTTGACCATCTTTGCACCGTTCTTGGCGATGCCGCCCTCCTCGTAGGCGCGCCCGACCATGAAGCCGGTGATGTTCTGCAAAAAGACCAGGGGGATTCGCCGCTGGTCACAGAGTTCGATGAAATGTGCTCCTTTGAGCGCGGATTCGCTGAACAACACACCGTTGTTCGCGACGAATCCGACGGGATGCCCGTGGACGTGGGCGAAGGCGGTGACCAGCGTTGTGCCGTAGTTGGCCTTGAACTCTGTGTATTCACCTGCATCACTGAGGATCTCGATGACCTCGCGCACGTCGTAGGGTGTCCGCGAATCGGTCGGGACCACGTCGTAGATGTCGGTCTGCGGACGTTTCGGCTCACGCGGAGCGATCGTCTCCCATTGCGCGGGGTCACGAGGGCCGAGGGTGGCGACGATCTCGCGCACCTTGGCCAGGGCCTGCTCGTCATTGTCCACCAGATGGTCGGTGACGCCGGAGATCGACGAGTGCATCGCACCGCCGCCGAGTTCCTCCGCGGTCACGTCCTCGCCGGTGGCGGCCTTCACCAGCGGCGGCCCGGCCAGGAAGATCGTTCCCTGGTTGCGCACGATGACCGTCTCGTCGCTCATGGCAGGCACATACGCTCCGCCTGCCGTCGAGGAGCCCAGGACCGCTGCGATCTGCGGAATGCCCGCCGCGCTCATCGTCGCCTGGTTGTAGAAGATCCGGCCGAAATGATCCCGATCGGGGAACACCTCGTCCTGCTGCAGGAGCATGGCGCCGCCCGAGTCGACCAGGTAGATGCAGGGCAACCGATTGGCCGCGGCGATCTCCTGAGCGCGCAGGTGTTTCTTCACCGTCATCGGGTAGTACGTGCCGCCGGACACCGTCGCGTCGTTGGCGACGATCA is a genomic window of Gordonia sp. SID5947 containing:
- a CDS encoding biotin carboxylase N-terminal domain-containing protein; translation: MTDNNFPETRQIRSVLVANRGEIACRVIDTLRRMGIRSIAVYSDADADARHVREADVAVRIGPAPAAESYLNIDAVVRAAQDSGADAVHPGYGFLSENQKFAAALAGAGLVFIGPPVDAIATMGDKITARAAVTERDVPVVPGLSRPGLTDDDLIAAAPDIGFPVLIKPSAGGGGKGMHRVENAADLPAALERARREAGSAFGDDTLFLEHFVDTPRHIEVQVLADEHGNVIHLGERECSLQRRHQKVIEEAPSALLDDETRARIGAAACDAARSVGYTGAGTVEFIVSAHRPDSFFFMEMNTRLQVEHPVTELVTGVDLVEQQIRVARGEALTLAQDDIVMNGHAIEARVYAEDPAHEFLPTGGTIAGLVHPDSRPGNGIRVDSAMAEGLVVGSDYDPMLAKIVAHGSDREEALERLDQALAHTHVLGVVTNIDFCRHVLAQRSVREAELDTELLDRLVRDYSAPAPVPEALVLAGVARIGPRDGADVWQSAVGWRIGEAAPVVTRLVSGSDHFTVAIEVRSASADAIVGHATVTYDDDREPWRAAVEYRRITNGDNESRRLIVDGVSQLWSKAEVDGTWWVAGPRGTWLLDLARTLLDEAADEHAGEILSPMPGTVVAVRAAAGDTVSAGSPIVVVEAMKMEHTLTAPIDGVVAVSAKVGDKVAAGQALAHVESAASESIDKEN
- a CDS encoding carboxyl transferase domain-containing protein, giving the protein MVTSTFSTEAAGASDEESVGSRGAHLGNVARLRELLAVARRGGGDKARDRHISRGKLLPRDRVDGLLDVGSPFLEVAPLAATGMYDDRVPSAGVVAGVGRVAGRECMIVANDATVSGGTYYPMTVKKHLRAQEIAAANRLPCIYLVDSGGAMLLQQDEVFPDRDHFGRIFYNQATMSAAGIPQIAAVLGSSTAGGAYVPAMSDETVIVRNQGTIFLAGPPLVKAATGEDVTAEELGGGAMHSSISGVTDHLVDNDEQALAKVREIVATLGPRDPAQWETIAPREPKRPQTDIYDVVPTDSRTPYDVREVIEILSDAGEYTEFKANYGTTLVTAFAHVHGHPVGFVANNGVLFSESALKGAHFIELCDQRRIPLVFLQNITGFMVGRAYEEGGIAKNGAKMVNAVACARVPKLTVMVGGSFGAGNYSMCGRAYSPRFLWMWPNARISVMGGPQAADTLATVRRNQVERSGGEWAAEDEESFKAPIREQFERQADAYYSTARLWDDGIIDPAQTRTALGLALEACRHSPLNDPRYGVFRM